The Spirosoma radiotolerans genome has a window encoding:
- a CDS encoding acyltransferase family protein, with amino-acid sequence MQKVENITTHTLSNPSVSKSHYPFVDWIRFVAMFSIVYEHSLVAPEGKPDMVHFNSFTAMTQLQQEAFLWISQPLKFGTICFFTISGFLLGKQLKSTQQAFAYYKKRLAVVGIPFLIAFLLFYFKSIGYGIIVGRFGSFIESLPKLVDQFWQLLFTTSYWFIFVFLLSLALMLSGWRYLGLRTITILSFFATLFYAVNVYTNWIEPRHTFAFPAFIFYICLGVWLSRHDHYIKWVQSFSIGWLGLFLAVIFLVAAIESVLLWQLNSIDPRNTLRISNQVFSLVVFLCLLRANFLHKLPFVNPRAESFGIYLYHTFFVSFITKSVTLIPALAFLGYQPQYTGWEMAGTSILRFVLVYVSTLLFVKLVNQTRLRWILGNHSG; translated from the coding sequence ATGCAAAAAGTTGAAAACATTACTACTCATACGTTATCGAACCCGTCTGTAAGTAAATCACACTATCCATTCGTTGATTGGATTCGATTCGTTGCCATGTTCTCGATCGTTTATGAGCATAGTTTAGTTGCACCGGAGGGAAAACCGGATATGGTACACTTCAACTCGTTCACAGCTATGACTCAGCTGCAACAGGAAGCGTTTTTGTGGATATCTCAACCGTTGAAATTTGGCACCATATGCTTTTTTACTATATCAGGTTTTCTACTTGGAAAACAACTAAAATCAACCCAACAAGCCTTTGCTTATTATAAGAAAAGGTTAGCTGTCGTTGGTATTCCTTTTCTTATTGCTTTTTTGTTATTTTATTTTAAATCGATTGGTTATGGCATTATAGTGGGCCGTTTTGGCTCTTTTATAGAGTCTTTGCCAAAACTGGTTGACCAATTTTGGCAACTCTTATTTACCACTTCGTACTGGTTTATTTTCGTCTTCTTACTTTCCTTAGCCCTTATGCTGTCTGGCTGGCGCTATTTGGGCTTACGTACAATAACTATCCTATCTTTTTTTGCCACGTTGTTTTACGCGGTCAATGTATATACGAACTGGATAGAGCCGCGCCATACGTTTGCTTTCCCCGCTTTCATCTTCTATATATGCCTAGGCGTCTGGCTTTCCCGGCACGATCACTATATTAAATGGGTGCAGAGCTTTTCAATTGGCTGGTTAGGGCTCTTTTTAGCGGTTATCTTTCTGGTAGCGGCCATAGAGAGTGTCCTTCTTTGGCAGCTCAATTCGATTGATCCCAGAAACACATTGCGCATATCAAATCAAGTCTTTTCGCTTGTGGTATTCTTATGTCTTCTGCGTGCTAACTTTTTGCATAAGCTTCCCTTCGTCAATCCTCGGGCAGAGTCATTCGGTATTTACCTATATCATACATTCTTCGTAAGTTTCATCACGAAGTCAGTAACCCTAATACCTGCGCTAGCCTTTCTCGGTTATCAGCCACAGTATACAGGCTGGGAAATGGCAGGCACCTCCATTCTGCGCTTTGTACTGGTGTATGTCAGTACTCTTCTATTCGTAAAATTGGTTAATCAAACCCGCCTTCGCTGGATTCTGGGTAATCATTCGGGGTGA
- a CDS encoding SGNH/GDSL hydrolase family protein, with translation MQKSLLAVLFIALLSNCTRTTLEPNDPTVASAFAVNVQSARKPYIQTIVILGSSTASGVGASAYKYSWAGLLTNQLVLNHVVNLAKGGYTTYQILPTGSIHAPNRPAVDTLRNLTAALKEKPAILIVSMTTNDVANGYSVSEIIANLILIKNKAKEAGVKRVIITTSHPRKIDTTATEKYMLQRDQVMNTFGTSAVNFFDPVANEDHLFKSELLFKDGIHPNDKGHQVLFEQIRKTLKY, from the coding sequence ATGCAAAAAAGTTTACTTGCTGTTTTATTTATTGCACTTCTGTCAAATTGTACACGTACTACACTAGAGCCCAACGACCCAACAGTAGCGTCAGCATTCGCCGTTAATGTTCAAAGCGCCAGAAAACCGTATATACAAACCATTGTTATCCTTGGCTCTTCTACAGCGTCAGGGGTAGGTGCATCAGCCTATAAATACTCATGGGCAGGTTTGCTTACCAATCAACTTGTACTTAATCATGTTGTCAATTTAGCTAAGGGGGGGTACACCACGTATCAGATTCTACCGACAGGGTCAATTCATGCACCAAACAGACCAGCTGTAGATACATTACGAAATTTAACCGCTGCCCTCAAAGAGAAACCTGCTATATTGATTGTCAGTATGACAACAAATGATGTAGCTAACGGGTATTCTGTAAGTGAGATCATAGCGAATCTCATCCTTATTAAAAATAAAGCAAAAGAGGCTGGAGTCAAGCGCGTTATTATCACGACTTCTCATCCTCGTAAAATTGATACAACCGCTACAGAAAAGTACATGCTACAACGTGATCAGGTTATGAACACCTTTGGCACGTCTGCTGTCAATTTTTTTGACCCTGTGGCTAATGAGGATCATCTATTCAAATCAGAATTACTATTTAAAGACGGAATCCATCCCAACGACAAGGGCCACCAAGTGTTGTTCGAGCAGATTCGTAAAACGCTCAAATACTAG
- the hemB gene encoding porphobilinogen synthase, with the protein MNLIRRPRRNRQSAVIRDMVQETRLSVTDFILPVFIMEGQNVRSEVSSMPGIYRYSLDLLLNEIGDCVDLGVKTFDLFPNIAESKKDKYATESYNPDGLYIQTIRAIKDRFPDVMIMTDVAMDPYSSDGHDGIVENGKILNDPTLEVLGKMALAQAQAGANIVGPSDMMDGRVGYLRQVLDEGGFHDVAIMSYAAKYASAFYGPFRDALDSAPKFGDKKTYQMNPANSREALIEAQLDYDEGADFLMVKPALAYLDIIKLLNDNFHLPIAAYNVSGEYAMIKAAAQNGWLDGERAMMESLMAIKRAGANVILTYFAKEAARVLNKY; encoded by the coding sequence ATGAACTTAATACGCCGTCCGCGCCGGAATCGCCAATCGGCTGTTATCCGCGACATGGTGCAGGAAACCCGCCTGTCGGTCACTGATTTTATTTTGCCGGTCTTCATCATGGAAGGCCAGAATGTTCGCTCGGAAGTTTCCTCTATGCCGGGCATTTATCGGTATTCACTGGATTTGTTGCTCAACGAAATCGGGGATTGTGTTGATCTGGGCGTCAAAACGTTCGATCTGTTCCCTAATATCGCTGAGTCGAAAAAAGATAAGTATGCTACTGAAAGCTACAACCCCGACGGCCTGTACATCCAGACAATTCGGGCGATCAAAGACCGTTTTCCCGATGTCATGATTATGACCGATGTGGCCATGGACCCATATAGTTCAGATGGACACGATGGCATTGTGGAAAATGGGAAGATACTCAACGATCCGACGCTGGAGGTATTGGGTAAAATGGCTCTTGCTCAGGCTCAGGCTGGCGCCAATATTGTTGGACCTTCCGATATGATGGATGGACGCGTTGGTTATTTGCGGCAGGTGCTGGATGAAGGTGGCTTCCACGACGTAGCAATCATGTCCTACGCAGCCAAGTATGCGAGTGCTTTTTACGGCCCTTTCCGCGACGCACTTGATTCGGCGCCCAAGTTTGGCGACAAGAAAACCTACCAGATGAACCCTGCCAACAGCCGTGAAGCGCTCATTGAAGCTCAACTTGACTACGATGAAGGGGCCGATTTTCTGATGGTGAAGCCTGCGCTGGCGTATCTGGATATTATTAAATTACTGAATGATAACTTCCATCTGCCCATTGCAGCCTACAACGTCAGTGGGGAATACGCCATGATCAAAGCGGCTGCGCAAAACGGCTGGCTCGACGGCGAACGCGCCATGATGGAGTCGCTGATGGCCATAAAACGGGCCGGAGCAAATGTCATTTTGACGTACTTCGCGAAGGAAGCCGCCCGAGTATTAAATAAATATTAA
- a CDS encoding response regulator transcription factor yields MPTILLVEDDPNLGLLVQEYLTMKGYQTDRATDGNQGLQLFMAGHYDLCIFDVMMPKKDGFTLAKEVRMDHRDVPIIFLTAKSMQEDTIQGFKVGADDYMTKPFSMEELLLRIQAILRRYQRTTESVETTTYQIGSFLFDYPHQLLSRTADGLSADPASVQPQKLTSKESELLKLLAQNLNQPVSRSFALKMVWGDDSYFNARSMDVYVTKLRKYLKEDPAVQLVNVHGEGFKLIV; encoded by the coding sequence ATGCCAACCATTTTACTTGTTGAAGACGACCCGAATCTGGGTCTTTTGGTGCAGGAGTACCTGACCATGAAGGGATACCAAACCGACCGGGCCACCGATGGAAACCAGGGCCTGCAATTGTTCATGGCGGGCCATTACGACCTGTGTATCTTCGACGTGATGATGCCTAAGAAAGACGGGTTTACACTGGCGAAGGAAGTTCGAATGGATCATCGGGATGTGCCCATCATTTTCCTGACCGCCAAGTCCATGCAGGAAGACACGATTCAGGGGTTCAAGGTGGGAGCCGATGATTACATGACGAAGCCATTCAGCATGGAAGAGCTGCTACTCCGAATTCAGGCTATTCTTCGTCGGTATCAACGCACTACAGAGTCCGTCGAAACGACCACGTATCAAATCGGCTCCTTTTTGTTCGATTATCCGCACCAGCTTCTTTCCCGAACGGCGGACGGGCTGTCGGCTGATCCTGCGTCCGTACAGCCTCAAAAACTAACTAGCAAAGAGTCGGAGTTATTAAAATTGCTGGCTCAGAACCTGAATCAGCCGGTCAGTCGTAGTTTTGCCCTGAAAATGGTTTGGGGCGACGATTCGTACTTCAATGCCCGAAGCATGGACGTGTATGTAACAAAACTGCGTAAATATCTAAAAGAAGACCCAGCCGTTCAGCTCGTTAATGTACACGGCGAAGGATTTAAATTGATTGTTTAA
- a CDS encoding sensor histidine kinase: MSKQRIRWIVALMAIGLLGLVGLQVYWISSALQLQREQFAYKVTDALQEVVRALERQEIFYLTNQRVQAREHQNRLMAIAKKEGRSVKKADAEQSLVATKSIRLKEKQQLHLPPYDQLAARQVIPSGMTSVGNIVVQSDVLHPIVRPLSPEQMAVVEEFVRQQDELMAVGDWQTQLAQQQQFNQWAENLMYTELNKINNQVRQDSAMRAIKNKLRRATQRRKNQTDNALVSTKPGSATNTANASQHPGLANSGRTEEQSHMIKDVLKGLLLSDRPIEDRVNRLALDTLLRQSLVERGISIPFAYAVRTSQKPRFLFTSKGIEAQQFDVNGYKAALFPNNLMETGNYVYVYFPTQQEFILSRLGFTLGASVVLILVILACFYIAISTIVRQKKLADIKNDFINNMTHEFKTPISTISLAVEMAQEQLQSDMVAQRSAALVNGGDGRFGSRSGSLNNETPDQEMREPSVPDSRLTRYMSIIRDETRRLGSHVEKVLQMALLDKGEIKLNISPVNVHDVIEKVLNNLSLQIEQRGGEVDLHFDADREVVEADELHLTNIVYNLLDNALKYSPERPHITITTRSLPDGTMTSGSSIPGVSITVSDQGLGMNKEQTSRIFEKFYRVPTGNRHDVKGFGLGLSYVKKMVEEHHGQILVESQPGKGSSFEVILPYKILND; encoded by the coding sequence ATGTCAAAACAACGCATACGCTGGATTGTGGCACTGATGGCGATTGGGCTATTGGGGCTGGTAGGGCTGCAGGTCTATTGGATCAGTAGCGCTTTGCAGTTGCAGCGGGAACAGTTCGCCTATAAGGTAACCGATGCCCTGCAGGAGGTTGTACGGGCGTTGGAACGGCAGGAGATTTTTTACCTGACCAACCAGCGCGTTCAGGCCCGTGAACACCAGAATCGGTTGATGGCCATTGCTAAAAAGGAAGGCCGGTCGGTTAAAAAAGCCGACGCTGAACAATCGCTTGTCGCTACAAAATCAATCCGTTTGAAGGAAAAACAACAGCTACACCTGCCACCGTACGATCAACTGGCGGCCCGGCAGGTAATTCCCTCCGGAATGACATCTGTGGGGAACATCGTTGTGCAGTCAGATGTATTACACCCGATTGTCCGTCCGCTATCGCCGGAGCAAATGGCGGTTGTCGAAGAATTTGTTCGTCAGCAGGATGAACTGATGGCGGTTGGCGATTGGCAGACGCAATTAGCCCAGCAGCAGCAGTTTAATCAGTGGGCCGAAAACCTGATGTACACAGAACTGAACAAGATCAATAATCAGGTCAGGCAAGATTCGGCCATGAGGGCCATTAAAAATAAGCTTCGGCGAGCAACGCAGCGTCGAAAGAATCAAACCGATAACGCGCTGGTATCGACTAAACCCGGTTCAGCAACGAATACGGCCAACGCCAGTCAGCATCCGGGACTAGCAAATTCGGGTCGGACAGAGGAGCAGTCGCACATGATCAAGGATGTGCTCAAGGGCCTGCTTCTATCCGACCGGCCGATAGAAGACCGGGTCAACCGGTTGGCGCTCGACACCTTACTTCGGCAATCGTTGGTCGAACGGGGCATCAGCATTCCCTTTGCCTATGCCGTTCGAACCAGCCAGAAGCCCCGATTCCTGTTTACATCCAAGGGTATCGAAGCGCAGCAGTTCGATGTAAATGGCTACAAGGCCGCTTTGTTTCCCAACAACCTGATGGAAACGGGGAACTATGTGTATGTTTATTTTCCAACTCAGCAGGAGTTTATCCTCAGCCGCCTGGGCTTCACATTGGGCGCATCCGTCGTGCTGATTCTGGTCATTCTGGCCTGTTTCTACATCGCCATCAGCACGATTGTTCGGCAGAAGAAACTAGCCGATATAAAGAATGACTTTATCAATAACATGACGCATGAGTTCAAAACGCCAATTTCAACCATATCGCTGGCGGTAGAAATGGCGCAGGAACAACTGCAGTCAGACATGGTGGCCCAGCGTTCGGCGGCATTAGTGAATGGGGGAGATGGTAGATTTGGCTCCCGATCCGGCTCGCTCAATAATGAAACACCAGATCAGGAAATGCGCGAACCGAGTGTGCCAGATTCTCGGCTAACACGCTACATGAGCATCATTCGGGATGAAACCCGGCGATTGGGTTCGCACGTAGAAAAGGTTTTACAAATGGCGTTGCTGGATAAGGGAGAAATCAAACTCAACATCAGCCCCGTCAACGTGCACGATGTCATTGAGAAAGTGCTTAATAACCTGAGCTTGCAAATCGAGCAGCGCGGGGGCGAAGTCGATCTTCACTTTGATGCCGACCGGGAAGTTGTAGAAGCCGATGAGCTTCACCTGACCAACATTGTGTACAATCTGCTGGATAACGCGCTGAAATATTCGCCCGAAAGGCCGCACATTACCATTACTACGCGTAGTCTCCCCGATGGAACCATGACGAGTGGATCCTCTATACCCGGGGTCAGTATTACCGTTTCGGATCAGGGATTGGGTATGAACAAAGAGCAGACCAGCCGCATTTTTGAAAAATTCTACCGGGTGCCTACCGGCAACCGGCATGATGTAAAAGGCTTTGGCCTCGGGCTTAGTTATGTGAAGAAAATGGTTGAGGAACACCACGGTCAAATTCTGGTTGAAAGCCAGCCCGGAAAAGGCAGTTCATTCGAAGTGATCTTACCGTATAAAATTTTGAATGATTGA
- a CDS encoding T9SS type A sorting domain-containing protein produces the protein MKKTVFARYQFVSAMLVAVTFSGAALAQKQTSPSTKTGKGDVNVRIIERNGDEVREIERTYHINGMDDPQRDKMVMKLVDSLKASRKDGGKRQMTIIIDDSDGDRTVNRERIMPGRRRAPSDAYVQRGKLQRSDANQDFWNNPNWRYEFRRGADSLTDQLNRFKFQIPRDFDRQLVRPFEDWARNVNGKASTIRGLDAFPNNPDHDQLNVRFTAPAKGDVTITVTNPKGKEVAKREIKDFSGEFVGQIDLGKKAQGAYFITVTQNEDGAVKRIVID, from the coding sequence ATGAAAAAAACAGTTTTTGCCCGATACCAGTTCGTGTCGGCCATGCTGGTGGCCGTCACGTTCAGCGGAGCTGCCCTGGCTCAGAAACAAACCAGCCCGTCAACAAAAACCGGGAAGGGCGATGTAAACGTACGGATCATCGAGCGCAATGGCGATGAAGTCCGTGAAATTGAACGGACATACCACATAAATGGCATGGACGATCCTCAGCGTGATAAAATGGTAATGAAACTGGTTGATTCGCTCAAAGCATCCCGCAAAGACGGCGGCAAACGCCAGATGACCATTATTATCGACGATTCGGACGGCGATCGGACGGTAAATCGCGAACGGATCATGCCAGGTAGACGACGCGCTCCGTCCGATGCCTACGTACAACGCGGTAAACTGCAGCGGAGCGATGCAAATCAGGACTTCTGGAACAACCCAAACTGGCGTTATGAATTTCGGCGCGGAGCCGACTCACTAACCGATCAGCTCAATCGATTCAAGTTTCAGATACCAAGAGATTTTGACCGGCAGCTCGTTCGGCCGTTTGAAGACTGGGCGCGTAATGTCAACGGCAAAGCGTCGACCATTCGTGGACTGGATGCATTCCCCAATAACCCCGATCACGACCAGTTGAATGTTCGTTTTACAGCTCCCGCTAAAGGAGATGTAACCATCACGGTCACCAATCCAAAGGGAAAAGAAGTGGCCAAACGAGAGATCAAAGACTTCTCGGGCGAATTTGTTGGGCAAATTGATCTGGGTAAAAAAGCGCAGGGTGCCTACTTCATCACCGTCACCCAGAATGAAGACGGTGCCGTAAAACGGATTGTGATTGATTAA
- a CDS encoding glycoside hydrolase family 3 N-terminal domain-containing protein gives MRNIVVRPILLVGLLLVSLLTAFGLMKPGRNFWAKLARTTAIRAAAKRTAAANANRLALASYKFGPAARPVEVFAMSDSGEHWVDSVFHTLTPEQKIGQFFMVATFSNRHDNHYQYIDHLIQTNHIGGLIFFQGGPYRQAVLTNRYQAESKVPLLIGIDGEWGLGMRLDSTMDFPKQMSLGAIRDNEVIYRMGAEIGRQCQRLGIHINFAPVSDINSNPANPVIGVRSFGESKENVALKASAYMRGLQGTHVIATAKHFPGHGDTNVDSHHTLPTVSRSSEQMREIDLYPFRKLIADSLMGVVTGHLHVPVMDNTPALAATLSEKIVTELLKKELGFRGLVFTDALNMGGISRSPKAMDVNLRALMAGNDILLYPENVREATTNIMNAVQQGVISQELIDEKVKKILRAKYWAGLAQYKPINLAGLSTDLNSPEAKLLKQELCEQSVTVADNKNSLLPLKHLDTLRLASVAIGAEPGNVFQKTLNQYAPFQTLAYPEKPVSEADLTNILAQVGDANTVVVSFHRMSESALRKYGITKPSLDLITRLKQRGAKVIVTAFGSPYSLQQFTGADALVCAYQELEDMQRVVPQILFGGLGSQGMLPVSIGDMKVGMGLTLGPEGRLSVGSPESVGMKSTVLNQIDAIAQGAVKNHVVPGCEILVARKGKIVYSKNFGALTYSPNAEKVTDETLYDLASLTKVLATLQSVMVLYDRKQIDLTQKASFYLPELKNTNKQNITLLDLLWHQSGMVSFYPTTWDRTRLPGGGLKAEYYASVHDSLHTLQIAPTLWGVPALRDSVWKWVVQSPMSKKNDEAGRPAFVYSDLNFLTLQKVVERVSKQPLDKFVTDNVYKPLGLHQLGFTPLQRLTNPKCAPTEQDTYYRNQLLVGTVHDQMAAVQGGISGHAGLFGNAHDIATLLQMNLQKGVYGDERILQPMTVPYFTQTLSNRSHRALGWDKPNPESASSVYMAQQVSPRSFGHTGFTGNVVWVDPDQELIFVFLSNRIYPTAGNNSINTTKLRRRIHEVIYSAVQ, from the coding sequence ATGCGGAATATTGTTGTACGACCTATTTTACTTGTTGGCCTCTTACTCGTCAGCCTGTTAACCGCTTTTGGCTTAATGAAGCCCGGTCGTAACTTCTGGGCGAAACTTGCTCGGACAACAGCGATTCGAGCAGCGGCCAAACGAACAGCAGCCGCCAACGCCAATCGGCTAGCCCTTGCTTCTTACAAATTTGGCCCGGCTGCCAGGCCCGTAGAGGTGTTCGCCATGTCTGACAGTGGCGAGCATTGGGTTGATAGCGTCTTTCACACGTTGACACCCGAACAGAAAATCGGGCAGTTCTTCATGGTGGCCACGTTTTCGAATCGTCACGACAATCACTATCAATACATCGATCACCTCATTCAAACGAACCATATTGGCGGGTTGATTTTCTTCCAGGGTGGTCCTTACCGGCAGGCCGTTCTAACGAATCGCTACCAGGCCGAATCGAAAGTACCGCTGCTCATTGGCATTGATGGTGAATGGGGACTTGGGATGCGATTAGACAGCACCATGGACTTCCCAAAACAAATGTCACTCGGTGCTATCCGGGATAATGAAGTTATTTACCGGATGGGGGCTGAAATTGGCCGCCAGTGCCAGCGCCTGGGCATTCACATCAACTTTGCTCCGGTATCGGATATCAACAGCAACCCGGCCAATCCAGTGATTGGGGTACGGTCTTTCGGTGAATCAAAAGAGAATGTGGCCTTGAAGGCCTCGGCTTACATGCGGGGATTGCAAGGCACACACGTTATTGCTACAGCCAAGCACTTTCCAGGTCACGGTGACACCAACGTCGACTCGCACCACACGTTGCCAACCGTTAGCCGGTCGTCGGAGCAGATGCGGGAAATTGACCTGTATCCGTTCCGGAAACTTATTGCCGATAGTTTGATGGGCGTTGTTACGGGCCACCTGCATGTACCCGTGATGGATAATACGCCTGCTTTAGCTGCCACGTTATCAGAAAAAATCGTTACGGAACTCCTCAAAAAAGAATTGGGTTTTCGCGGACTGGTTTTTACCGATGCGCTGAATATGGGCGGAATCAGCCGGTCGCCTAAGGCAATGGATGTTAATTTACGGGCGTTAATGGCCGGAAATGACATTCTTCTGTATCCTGAAAACGTGCGGGAGGCAACGACGAACATCATGAATGCCGTTCAGCAGGGCGTTATTTCGCAGGAACTGATCGATGAGAAAGTCAAGAAGATTCTTCGGGCCAAATATTGGGCTGGCCTGGCTCAATATAAACCCATTAACCTGGCGGGCTTATCGACGGACCTCAACTCGCCCGAAGCCAAGTTGCTGAAACAGGAACTTTGTGAGCAGTCGGTAACGGTCGCCGATAACAAGAATAGTCTGTTACCGCTCAAGCACCTGGATACCCTGCGTTTGGCGTCGGTTGCCATTGGCGCCGAGCCAGGCAACGTTTTTCAGAAGACGCTGAATCAATACGCCCCTTTCCAGACGCTTGCTTACCCCGAAAAACCTGTTTCGGAAGCTGATCTAACTAATATTCTGGCGCAGGTTGGCGATGCGAATACGGTTGTGGTTAGCTTCCATCGGATGAGCGAGTCGGCGCTCAGAAAATACGGCATCACAAAACCATCGCTTGACTTAATTACCCGCTTGAAACAGCGTGGAGCGAAAGTAATTGTGACCGCCTTTGGCTCGCCTTATAGCCTGCAACAGTTCACCGGAGCTGATGCGCTGGTTTGTGCTTACCAGGAGCTTGAGGATATGCAGCGTGTCGTACCTCAGATATTGTTTGGCGGGTTAGGATCACAAGGCATGCTACCGGTTTCCATTGGTGACATGAAAGTGGGCATGGGCCTAACGTTGGGCCCTGAAGGGCGGCTTTCGGTTGGCTCACCGGAAAGCGTGGGTATGAAGTCGACGGTGCTTAACCAGATTGATGCCATCGCGCAGGGAGCCGTAAAAAATCATGTCGTGCCCGGCTGCGAGATTCTGGTCGCACGTAAGGGCAAGATTGTGTACAGCAAGAACTTTGGCGCGTTGACCTACTCACCCAACGCCGAAAAAGTAACGGATGAAACGCTGTATGACCTGGCTTCGCTGACAAAAGTCCTGGCAACTCTACAATCCGTTATGGTTCTTTACGACCGAAAACAGATCGATCTTACGCAGAAAGCGTCGTTCTACCTTCCTGAATTAAAGAACACGAATAAGCAAAATATTACCCTTCTGGATTTACTCTGGCATCAATCGGGCATGGTTTCGTTTTACCCAACCACCTGGGATCGCACCCGGCTGCCCGGCGGGGGCCTGAAAGCCGAATACTATGCCTCCGTGCACGACAGTTTGCACACCCTTCAGATTGCCCCAACGCTCTGGGGTGTTCCGGCATTGCGGGATTCGGTCTGGAAATGGGTGGTTCAATCGCCCATGTCGAAGAAAAATGACGAAGCGGGCAGACCCGCTTTCGTGTATAGCGACCTTAATTTCCTGACCTTACAAAAGGTAGTCGAACGGGTAAGCAAGCAGCCATTGGATAAGTTCGTTACGGATAACGTATATAAGCCATTAGGTCTTCATCAACTTGGTTTCACGCCCTTGCAGCGGCTTACTAACCCCAAATGTGCCCCAACCGAACAGGACACGTATTATCGGAACCAGCTTCTGGTCGGTACCGTCCATGATCAGATGGCGGCCGTGCAGGGCGGTATCTCCGGACATGCGGGATTATTTGGCAACGCGCATGATATTGCTACGCTTCTGCAGATGAACCTTCAGAAAGGGGTATATGGCGACGAACGGATTCTCCAGCCAATGACAGTACCTTATTTTACCCAAACGCTCAGTAACCGCAGCCACCGGGCGCTCGGTTGGGATAAGCCTAATCCGGAAAGTGCCAGCAGCGTTTATATGGCACAACAAGTATCCCCCCGTTCGTTCGGGCACACGGGTTTTACCGGAAACGTTGTTTGGGTTGACCCCGATCAGGAGTTGATCTTTGTTTTCCTCTCTAACCGTATTTATCCGACGGCCGGTAACAATTCCATTAACACAACGAAGCTTCGTCGGCGTATTCACGAAGTAATTTATTCGGCTGTTCAATAA